One genomic window of Prinia subflava isolate CZ2003 ecotype Zambia chromosome 27, Cam_Psub_1.2, whole genome shotgun sequence includes the following:
- the LOC134562402 gene encoding uncharacterized protein LOC134562402 has translation MEATAELPLPAGLRARTFPAKLWRLLNSPRVRSLRWDSRARGLLVHRCLFERELLSPGGAQGPAPGTFRATQFRSFVRQLYHYGFHKVPGRTGVAAAGDAGAWLHFSNPWFRRDRPDLLLRIRRRTAANRQRRAAGREGRCPRPCGSRQLPRARPLLPGGRDGHSRFTALPGERPPLPPGRPPRAFLPLHRERGPDGRELRCPRPGRFQQLPRERPPLARRPPCGFHLLHRARPGPARREGPSRFQELYGERPLPAQREVLRIPPCHFLGFHGERLWLLGREGPPDRFQELYGVQPPLLDREVLRIQPCSFPQLHGEQQPPACRPPAAPGTSAPSAPAGSAGCAASPASSSEQSAPVKEESPPLDLGLEVEKMIREIRSSLSEKSPASMASSSVQSAPAEEESPPLDLGLEVEKMIREIRSSLPERSPSAQGNLNVAPEPSGEDTLNRAAAEEASSGTESCRNSSPEPEEPDPV, from the exons ATGGAAGCCACGGCGGAGCTGCCGCTGCCCGCCGGGCTCCGCGCCCGCACCTTCCCCGCCAAGCTGTGGCGCCTGCTGAACAGCCCCCGCGTCCGCTCCCTGCGCTGGGACAGCCGCGCCCGGGGGCTGCTCGTACACCGCTGCCTCTTCGAGCGGGAGCTGCTCAGCCCGGGCGGCGCCCAGGGGCCGGCCCCGGGCACCTTCAGGGCCACGCAGTTCCGCAGCTTCGTGCGCCAGCTCTACCACTACGGCTTCCACAAGGTGCCGGGCCGAACTGGCGTGGCTGCGGCGGGCGATGCCGGCGCCTGGCTGCACTTCAGCAACCCCTGGTTTCGCCGCGACCGCCCCGACCTCCTGCTCCGCATCAGGCGCCGGACCGCGGCCAACAGgcagcggcgggcggcggggcgggaggggcgctgcccccggccctgcGGCTCCCGGCAGCTCCCCAGGGCGCGGCCGCTGCTGCCGGGCGGGCGGGACGGGCACAGTCGCTTCAcggcgctgcccggggagcggccgccgctgccgcccgggcgcccgccccgcgccttCCTCCCACTGCACAGGGAGCGGGGCCCGGACGGGCGGGAGCtgcgctgcccccggcccggccgcttccagcagctgccccgggagcggccgccgCTCGCCCGGCGCCCGCCCTGCGGCTTCCACCTGCTGCACAGGGCCcggccggggccggcccggcgAGAGGGGCCGAGCCGCTTCCAGGAGCTCTACGGGGAGCGGCCGCTGCCCGCCCAGCGGGAGGTGCTCCGGATCCCGCCCTGCCACTTCCTCGGCTTCCACGGGGAGCGGCTGTGGCTGCTCGGGCGGGAGGGGCCCCCCGACCGCTTCCAGGAGCTCTACGGGGTGCAGCCGCCTCTGCTGGACCGGGAGGTGCTcaggatccagccctgcagcttcccGCAGCTCcacggggagcagcagcccccagcctgcaggCCACCAG CTGCTCCGGGCACTTCAGCCCCCAGTGCtccagctggcagtgctggctgtgcagcatCACCGGcctccagctcagagcagagtgCACCTGTGAAAGAGGAGTCACCACCACTGGATCTGGGCCTTGAAGTGGAGAAAATGATCCGGGAGATCAGGAGCTCCCTGTCTGAAAAGTCTCCTGCATCAATGGCCTCCAGCTCAGTACAGAGTGCGCCTGCAGAAGAGGAGTCACCACCGCTGGATCTGGGCCTTGAGGTGGAGAAGATGATCCGGGAGAtcaggagctccctgcctgAGAGGTCTCCCTCTGCTCAG ggGAATCTTAATGTTGCCCCTGAGCCTTCAGGAGAGGACACTTTgaacagggctgcagcagaggaagcttCATCTGGCACcgagagctgcaggaacagttCCCCAGAGCCCGAGGAGCCTG aTCCCGTGTGA
- the LOC134562455 gene encoding zinc finger protein 586-like, whose amino-acid sequence MAHEQRHDKERRYECLKCGKSFSKNSSLIRHQRIHTGERPYQCGECGKGCRDSSALIVHMRIHNGERPYECAECGKSFSHSSSLTVHKRTHTGERPYQCGECGKGFSQRSKMIIHQMIHTGERPYKCSQCEKRFQTSSTLLVHQRIHTDERPFRCPDCGKGFKHNSTLVTHLRIHTGERPYKCPQCGKSFSDSSALTQHQHRHR is encoded by the coding sequence ATGGCCCATGAGCAGCGTCATGACAAAGAGAGGCGCTATGAGTGCTTgaagtgtgggaagagctttagCAAGAACTCCTCCCTGATCCGCCACCaaaggatccacactggggaacggccctaccagtgtggggaatgtgggaagggctgcagagacagctctgccctgatTGTCCACATGAGGATCCATAatggggagaggccctatgagtgtgcggagtgtgggaagagcttcagccacagctccagcttgACTGTCCACAAGAGAacccacactggggagaggccctaccagtgtggggaatgtgggaagggcttcagcCAGAGGTCCAAAATGATCATCCACCAAATGAttcacactggggagaggccctacaagTGTTCCCAGTGTgagaagaggtttcagaccagctccaCTCTCCTCGTGCACCAGCGCATTCACACAGAcgagaggcccttccgctgccctgacTGTGGGAAGGGTTTCAAGCACAACTCCACCCTCGTCACCCACCTgcgcatccacactggggagaggccctacaagtgtccccagtgtgggaagagcttctcagACAGCTCTGCCTTGACCCAACACCAACACAGACACCGGTAA
- the LOC134562326 gene encoding uncharacterized protein LOC134562326, giving the protein MKAASALKAGCFLECAIRLCCWLLTDVPTKAVRETEEEMDVDFQMDREEGMEVDGEESEAEEMEVDVEEDKVEDMEVDLDTEEKMEVDGDKTCEEEMEVDLEEETVEEMEVDLEEEKEEEMEVDVEEDIEYMEVDVKDEEEPMARSALGGRARPSRVSVSRCRGERPGQPSPAPLLSRLPQGAARAAEPSSSSLPAAAGSGPGSRAQLLFSPGCRRERPGQPSPAPLLPGCRRGTRGALAPQGWPQAGSDRGVGKKASTRLLYRQGFEIFAAAARQEPHEHRRPGQASTLSCQQMELPEHQPFLRCPWPKLEVGLQNSIYPRTALRQKLPRQTGLAGLGLCLRKELQLLSLQSGVQGPQLSQFQRQVPCRQDDRTG; this is encoded by the exons ATGAAG gctgcatcAGCCCTGAAAGCTGGCTGTTTTCTGGAGTGTGCCATCCgtctctgctgctggctgctcacaGATGTCCCAACAAAG gctgtgagaGAGACAGAGGAAGAGATGGATGTGGATTTTCAGATGGATAGAGAGGAAGGAATGGAAGTGGATGGAGAAGAGAGCGAAGCAGAAGAGATGGAAGTGGATGTGGAGGAGGACAAAGTGGAAGACATGGAAGTAGACCTAGATACAGAGGAGAAGATGGAGGTGGATGGAGATAAGACCTGTGAGGAAGAAATGGAGGTGGATTTAGAGGAGGAGACGGTAGAAGAAATGGAAGTGGAtttggaagaggagaaggaggaagaaatggaGGTAGATGTGGAAGAGGACATCGAGTACATGGAGGTTGATGTCAAAGATGAGGAGGAGCCCATG GCCCGCTCCGCCTtgggcggccgggcccggcccagCCGGGTCTCTGTGAGCCGCTGCCgcggggagcggcccgggcagccgagcccagctcctcttctctcccgGCTGCCGCAGGGAGCGGCCCGGGCAGccgagcccagctcctcttctctcccgGCTGCCGCAGGGAGCGGCCCGGGCAGccgagcccagctcctcttctctcccgGCTGCCGCAGGGAGCGGCCCGGGCAGccgagcccagctcctcttctccccggctgccggcgggggacacggggggctCTGGCTCCGCAGGGCTGGCCGCAGGCTGGATCAGATCGAGGGGTGGGTAAGAAAGCATCCACCCGCCTCCTCTACCGGCAGGGCTTTGAGATCTTTGCAGCTGCCGCCCGGCAAGAACCACACGAGCACCGCAGGCCTGGGCAAGCTTCaactctttcctgccagcaaaTGGAACTCCCAGAGCACCAGCCCTTCCTGAG GTGCCCATGGCCAAAATTGGAAGTTGGCCTCCAAAATTCCATCTACCCAAGGACTGctctcagacaaaagctgccaAGACAAACAGGtctggctggccttggcctctg CctcaggaaggagctgcagttGTTGTCCCTCCAGAGTGGGGTACAAGGGCCACAGCTGTCCCAGTTTCAGAGACAG GTGCCTTGCAGACAGGATGACAGGACAGGATGA